Proteins encoded within one genomic window of Camelina sativa cultivar DH55 chromosome 19, Cs, whole genome shotgun sequence:
- the LOC104767258 gene encoding WD repeat-containing protein 75 has protein sequence MIRGGRSYVTSPPSFSNDAKKLLVCTGNTVSVFSAATGLQITSLEGHTAPVTTLIVVPASSPAQKILCYCWTASLDGTVRHWDFSGPELLKTIDAQLPIYSMAIPSLLSEPQVQIDKRRELSGKLVAYVSVEDTSVVKDGSKELRGHIRRFNLAKPRIPRGDTLKETAEPESIVISPSGEFFGIRHKCKIHIWDVPSSGGGSRHAVSRKMTLHHSKFINAFAFHPTERIIAAGDVTGRVLIWRGFGNRKLALGNQKKKVRAMVDLDNAGVRGEDDAESCTTWHWHSAEVNVLNFSSDGAYLYTGGREGVLVVWQLDTGKKKFLPRIGSPLLYFMWSPDPTLSSVVCADNQIHLLKMPSMEILRTISGIKPPPSLPRMYEGLASTVAFDRSSGIAALCTENYCVQLYNLLNDRGISEIQVCERNHQPGDEITVVVTAVALSLDGSVMSTTEVKLPEDGIGGLVSLKFWVSEPDSKKFTLSTIVYEPHRDAGVSAIAFHPTRSMAVSTSFGGDFKIWVCNSDKNQADKDSSWICHAVGSYKKKPMTAAAFSGDGTVLAVAAENVITLWNPDKNILLSVLGATLTPITKLCFAGTSEFLVAASHYPRPELSVWNACNLSLSWSYGLRIEAVTSAVDSSSFAVLALIPKSFKTDETKENIFRSRDGAILLFNGSDPKPVSIWTVMKAKGGSISFLEGDKSQPRLAYVNGSHEYVVFDPNSDESQERSAIDYDSLAGQEETGDAGYTSLYGQLPDYDKKRMEDAESLATPFVSSDRPWETIFSGSTLNFPPLQKLCAEFFESLMEKRTTIVE, from the exons atgattCGCGGCGGAAGAAGCTACGTAACTTCACCTCCTTCATTCTCCAACGACGCTAAAAAGCTTCTTGTTTGCACAGGAAACACTGTCTCTGTTTTCAGCGCCGCCACTGGCTTACAG ATTACATCGCTTGAAGGTCATACAGCTCCAGTAACGACTCTAATCGTAGTTCCTGCATCGAGTCCTGCTCAAAAGATCCTTTGTTATTGTTGGACTGCGTCTCTTGATGGTACAGTTCGTCATTGGGATTTCTCAGGACCTGAGCTTTTGAAAACCATCGATGCTCAGCTTCCGATTTACTCTATG GCTATTCCTTCTCTTTTGAGTGAACCTCAAGTACAAATTGATAAACGTCGTGAATTATCTGGTAAGTTGGTTGCTTATGTTTCGGTTGAGGATACAAGTGTTGTTAAAGACGGGTCTAAAGAGTTGCGTGGACATATCAGAAGATTTAACCTTGCTAAACCACGAATTCCTCGTGGAGACACTTTGAAAGAG ACGGCAGAACCAGAATCTATTGTTATCAGTCCCTCTGGAGAGTTTTTCGGAATCCGTCACAAGTGTAAAATTCATATATGGGATGTTCCTTCTTCTGGAGGAGGGTCAAGGCATGCGGTTTCCAGGAAGATGACACTGCATCATTCAAAGTTTATCAATGCTTTTGCTTTTCATCCCACTGAGAGAATTATAGCTGCTGGAGATGTTACTGGAAGAGTCTTGATTTGGAGAGGTTTCGGTAATAGAAAACTTGCCTTGggtaatcaaaagaaaaaagtgagagCTATGGTTGATTTGGATAACGCTGGGGTGAGAGGTGAAGATGATGCTGAATCTTGCACTACATGGCACTGGCACTCTGCTGAAGTTAATGTCCTTAATTTCTCTTCCGATGGAGCATATTTGTACACAG GAGGAAGGGAAGGGGTATTAGTTGTTTGGCAGCTAGACACagggaagaagaagtttttacCAAGAATAGGGTCTCCCTTGTTGTACTTCATGTGGTCTCCAGATCCAACTCTTTCTTCT GTGGTTTGTGCAGATAATCAGATCCATTTGCTTAAAATGCCTTCCATGGAGATCTTAAGGACCATTTCTGGAATCAAG CCTCCCCCATCATTGCCTAGGATGTATGAAGGCTTGGCTAGTACTGTTGCCTTTGATCGATCTTCTGGCATAGCTGCTTTGTGCACAGAAAATTATTGTGTTCAGCTATACAATCTTCTTAATGACCGGGGAATATCAGAG ATTCAAGTTTGTGAAAGAAACCATCAACCAGGCGATGAAATCACA GTTGTGGTGACAGCGGTTGCTCTCTCCCTCGATGGCTCAGTGATGAGTACAACCGAGGTGAAACTTCCGGAAGATGGCATAGGAGGTTTAGTGTCCCTCAAGTTTTGGGTGTCTGAACCAGACAGCAAAAAGTTCACCTTATCCACAATTGTATATGAACCTCACAG GGATGCCGGTGTCTCAGCCATTGCGTTCCACCCTACCCGCTCCATGGCAGTTAGTACATCATTTGGTGGGGACTTCAAG ATTTGGGTTTGCAATAGCGACAAGAATCAGGCGGATAAGGACTCTAGCTGGATATGTCACGCAGTTGGCTCTTACAA GAAGAAGCCAATGACTGCTGCTGCTTTCTCGGGGGATGGCACTGTTCTGGCTGTTGCGGCTGAGAATGTTATTACGCTTTGGAATCCAGACAAGAACATTCTCTTGTCTGTTCTTGGAGCGACACTGACG CCTATCACAAAGCTTTGTTTCGCTGGGACATCTGAGTTCCTTGTTGCTGCATCCCATTATCCGAGACCTGAATTGTCTGTTTGGAATGCATGTAATCTATCTTTATCATGGTCATATGGATTACGCATAGAAG CTGTCACCTCCGCAGTGGATTCATCGTCTTTTGCAGTATTGGCTCTGAtcccaaaatcttttaaaacggATGAAACTAAGGAGAATATCTTCCGCAGTAGAGATGGTGCCATTCTCTTGTTTAACGGATCAGATCCTAAGCCGGTATCTATATGGACTGTGATGAAG GCTAAGGGAGGATCAATTTCATTTTTAGAAGGAGATAAGTCTCAGCCTCGCCTAGCATATGTAAATGGAAGCCATGAGTATGTTGTATTCGATCCCAATAGCGACGAGTCACAAGAGCGTAGCGCTATTGACTATGACAGTCTTGCTGGTCAGGAAGAGACAG GAGACGCCGGGTACACATCCTTGTATGGGCAGTTACCTGATTATGACAAGAAGAGAATGGAGGATGCTGAGTCGTTGGCAACACCGTTTGTATCGTCAGATAGACCGTGGGAAACAATATTCAGCGGTTCTACTCTAAATTTCCCGCCACTTCAGAAATTATGTGCTGAGTTCTTCGAGTCCCTAATGGAGAAAAGAACGACCATTGTGGAATGA
- the LOC104767259 gene encoding uncharacterized protein LOC104767259 translates to MPINKDPSTPPPVIGKIGPYTVFMTPPATPKPPESPSPTVSQKPVMAPPVLPPPQQFKSVASSGEDGSVLGFFKNAVTKVQNAHSSVDDHLVRWFGLNQSKYQWALDEYYESKGSDIKAVKAKEMPGKAQSV, encoded by the exons ATGCCGATCAACAAAGACCCATCAACACCTCCTCCTGTCATCGGAAAAATCGGTCCTTACACTGTCTTTATGACTCCTCCGGCCACTCCTAAACCACCTGAATCTCCCTCTCCCACCGTGTCTCAAAAGCCTGTGATGGCACCTCCCGTTCTTCCTCCCCCTCAGCAGTTTAAGTCGGTGGCTTCTTCTGGAGAGGACGGCTCTGTTTTGGGCTTCTTTAAAAACGCCGTCACCAAGGTTCAAAATG CTCATTCAAGTGTGGATGATCATTTGGTGAGATGGTTTGGGTTAAACCAGTCTAAGTATCAGTGGGCTTTGGATGAGTACTACGAAAGCAAAGGATCT GATATCAAGGCTGTGAAAGCAAAGGAGATGCCTGGAAAAGCACAGAGCGTATAA
- the LOC104767260 gene encoding adagio protein 2 produces MQNQMEWDSDSDLSGGDEVAAADGWFGGDNGAIPFPVGSLPGTAPCGFVVSDALEPDNPIIYVNTVFEMVTGYRAEEVIGRNCRFLQCRGPFAKRRHPMVDSTIVSKMRQCLENGIEFQGELLNFRKDGSPLMNKLRLVPIREEDEITHFIGVLFFTDAKIDLGPDLSARDIPRISRSFTSALPIGERNVSRGLCGIFELSDEVIAIRILSQLTPGDIASVSCVWKSTXDLTKNDDVWRMVCQNTWGTEATRVLESVPGAKRIGWVRLAREFTTHEATAWRKFSVGGTVEPSRCNFSACAVGNRIVIFGGEGANMQPMNDTFVLDLGSSSPEWKSVLVSSPPPGRWGHTLSCVNGSRLVVFGGYGSHGLLNDVFLLDLDADPPSWREVSGLAPPIPRSWHSSCTLDGTKLIVSGGCADSGALLSDTFLLDLSMDIPTWREIPVPWTPPSRLGHTLTVYGDCKILMFGGLAKNGSLRFRSNDVYTMDLSEDEPSWRPVIGYGSSLPGGMAAPPPRLDHVAISLPGGRILIFGGSVAGLDSASQLYLLDPTEEKPAWRILNVQGSPPRFAWGHTTCVVGGTRLVVLGGQTGEEWMLNEAHELLLATSTTASS; encoded by the exons atgcaAAATCAAATGGAGTGGGATAGTGATTCCGATCTCAGCGGCGGAGATGAAGTAGCTGCAGCAGATGGATGGTTCGGCGGAGATAACGGAGCGATTCCGTTTCCGGTAGGTAGTCTTCCTGGAACGGCGCCGTGTGGGTTTGTGGTCAGCGATGCTCTTGAACCTGATAACCCTATCATTTATGTCAACACTGTTTTTGAGATGGTCACTGGGTATCGAGCTGAGGAAGTTATTGGTCGAAATTG CCGGTTCTTGCAATGTAGAGGGCCATTTGCTAAAAGAAGGCATCCAATGGTAGATTCTACGATTGTGTCGAAGATGCGACAATGTCTAGAAAATGGCATCGAGTTTCAAGGCGAGTTGCTCAACTTTCGGAAAGATGGATCTCCCTTGATGAACAAGCTGCGTCTAGTCCCTATCCGTGAAGAGGATGAAATCACTCATTTCATAGGTGTTCTTTTCTTCACAGATGCAAAAATTGATCTTGGTCCTGATTTATCTGCAAGGGACATCCCAAGAATATCTCGCTCGTTTACCTCTGCTTTACCAATCGGAGAGCGTAATGTGTCTCGTGGACTCTGTGGGATATTCGAACTGAGTGATGAGGTCATAGCTATCAGGATATTGTCACAGTTGACTCCTGGTGATATTGCATCGGTTAGTTGCGTGT GGAAGTCCACCTNTGACTTGACAaagaatgatgatgtatggagaATGGTCTGTCAAAACACATGGGGTACTGAGGCAACACGTGTTCTTGAGAGTGTTCCTGGTGCAAAGAGGATCGGTTGGGTGCGACTGGCTCGAGAGTTCACCACACATGAAGCTACGGCATGGAGGAAATTTTCGGTTGGAGGAACTGTTGAGCCTTCCCGGTGTAATTTCAGCGCATGTGCTGTTGGGAACAGGATTGTTATCTTTGGCGGGGAAGGTGCGAATATGCAGCCGATGAATGATACATTTGTGTTGGACCTTGGCTCGAGTAGTCCTGAGTGGAAATCTGTTCTGGTCAGTTCTCCTCCTCCAGGTCGCTGGGGTCACACGCTTTCTTGTGTCAATGGATCCCGTCTAGTAGTGTTTGGAGGTTATGGGAGCCACGGATTACTCAACGATGTGTTCTTATTAGACCTTGATGCAGACCCGCCGAGCTGGAGAGAAGTATCCGGATTGGCCCCTCCGATACCAAGATCGTGGCACAGTTCGTGCACACTTGACGGCACTAAGCTGATAGTATCAGGTGGCTGTGCTGATTCAGGAGCTCTACTTAGTGATACATTCCTGCTTGACCTTTCGATGGATATACCAACTTGGAGGGAGATACCAGTTCCATGGACTCCTCCATCTCGCCTCGGACATACTCTAACTGTCTATGGTGACTGTAAGATCCTCATGTTTGGCGGTCTTGCGAAAAACGGTTCTCTGAGATTCCGCTCTAACGATGTATACACGATGGATCTTAGCGAGGATGAACCGAGTTGGAGACCTGTGATTGGCTATGGATCTAGCCTCCCGGGAGGCATGGCAGCTCCACCACCGAGGCTGGATCATGTGGCGATAAGCCTTCCCGGTGGTAGAATCTTGATCTTTGGTGGTTCGGTTGCAGGGCTTGACTCAGCTTCTCAGCTTTATCTTCTTGATCCAACGGAAGAGAAACCGGCATGGAGAATACTGAATGTTCAGGGAAGTCCACCTAGGTTTGCGTGGGGACACACAACTTGTGTGGTGGGAGGAACTCGGTTGGTGGTCTTAGGTGGCCAGACCGGAGAAGAGTGGATGCTAAATGAAGCTCATGAACTGTTATTAGCAACTTCAACAACTGCAAGCAGTTGA